In Candidatus Defluviibacterium haderslevense, the following are encoded in one genomic region:
- a CDS encoding M4 family metallopeptidase, which yields MKKFISSNTRSKLLKFLCFPFLFQLIFIHTINCQNVNQRNPNLTSLTNSFIRNNSESVTEQGIVIFSENSDIREGFILEQQRNAIGLGVLDQLRISKFNVDEVLGMVHKRYEQYYNEVKVENAEYLEHYLDCRLQMLSSTIIANLNINTSPTISSENSIQQAILLSGSIMPSFYDEQFLSKAREIYEDPNYTTFPVPELLIAKNDTEDEVPENYKLVWKVRIESLFPSFYKYIYIDAFTGSMLKERDIITHNGPAVLSSGYGTRTIDTRWRGGFKQYHETVASDNRRSVQTRNGDQTNFGDLFKDNDDNWDASDIRGTTAHWCVSNAWDYWQNSWGHRGMNGQGDWTEVRTEWVRINAAFIPGTQRLLIGSVSENGPILISNDVAGHEFTHGVTEAVSGLQGNEGESGALNESFSDIFGNMVEQSVQPLVWTVGEDCNFIVRNMSNPNALGHPSIYLGPFWTTDTRFDQHVNSGVQNFWFFLLSQGGTQLGFNVQGIGTGSASRIAQFSLFNFIGVNTTYPEARDFENLAARLIFGRCSHEERQCILAWSACGLPAPTPTCVNITGSSLICTDDLDLPLTFTAHCNDPLVNITWSNFPIEWNYTISGNRNQFFSINNLGSWVPPFNPYVVSIRACTPNGECDTHQISFEECYGDPRCPKRRLGIPGQEIKIDNKVISNNPYSSIFELENEKVAVTNHYELYNLQGKLIRSFKSIEKGKVNETISNDLPNGIYILVNNQTKETFKIIR from the coding sequence ATGAAAAAGTTTATTTCCTCTAATACTAGATCAAAATTATTGAAATTCCTCTGTTTTCCATTTTTGTTTCAATTAATCTTTATTCACACTATTAATTGTCAAAATGTAAATCAAAGAAATCCAAACTTGACTAGTTTAACAAATTCATTTATTAGAAACAATTCAGAATCAGTTACTGAACAGGGAATTGTGATTTTTAGTGAAAATTCAGATATAAGAGAGGGTTTTATACTGGAGCAACAAAGAAATGCAATTGGATTGGGAGTCCTAGATCAATTAAGGATTTCTAAATTTAATGTAGATGAAGTGCTAGGTATGGTTCATAAACGATATGAGCAATATTACAATGAGGTCAAAGTTGAAAATGCTGAATATTTAGAACATTATTTGGATTGTAGATTACAAATGCTAAGCTCAACAATTATTGCTAATTTAAATATTAATACTAGCCCTACAATTTCTTCTGAAAATTCAATTCAACAGGCAATTCTGCTTTCTGGATCGATTATGCCTAGTTTTTATGATGAACAATTCTTGTCAAAAGCCAGAGAAATTTACGAAGATCCTAACTACACAACTTTTCCAGTTCCTGAGCTTTTAATTGCTAAAAATGACACAGAAGATGAGGTACCTGAGAACTATAAGTTAGTGTGGAAAGTAAGAATTGAATCTTTATTTCCTTCCTTTTATAAATACATATATATTGATGCATTTACAGGTAGTATGCTGAAAGAAAGAGATATAATTACACACAATGGTCCTGCAGTTTTGTCCAGTGGCTATGGAACTAGAACAATTGATACTCGATGGAGAGGTGGATTTAAACAGTATCATGAGACGGTTGCATCAGATAATCGAAGATCTGTCCAAACAAGGAATGGTGATCAAACTAACTTTGGCGATTTATTTAAAGACAATGACGATAATTGGGATGCATCTGATATAAGAGGGACAACAGCTCATTGGTGTGTATCAAATGCATGGGATTATTGGCAAAATTCATGGGGACATCGAGGAATGAATGGGCAAGGTGATTGGACAGAAGTAAGAACTGAATGGGTCAGAATTAATGCAGCATTTATACCAGGCACACAAAGATTATTAATCGGAAGTGTTTCAGAAAATGGACCTATTCTTATTTCGAATGATGTGGCTGGTCACGAATTCACACATGGTGTAACTGAAGCAGTCTCGGGATTACAAGGAAATGAAGGAGAATCTGGAGCCTTGAATGAATCATTTAGTGATATATTTGGAAATATGGTAGAACAGAGCGTTCAGCCACTAGTTTGGACAGTTGGAGAAGATTGTAATTTTATTGTACGTAATATGTCGAATCCAAATGCTTTAGGCCATCCATCTATTTATCTGGGCCCGTTTTGGACTACTGACACAAGGTTTGATCAACATGTCAATTCAGGAGTGCAAAATTTTTGGTTTTTTCTCCTTTCTCAAGGTGGGACTCAATTAGGATTTAATGTGCAGGGAATTGGAACTGGTTCGGCTTCAAGAATTGCTCAGTTTTCTTTATTTAATTTCATAGGTGTTAATACCACATATCCAGAAGCAAGAGATTTTGAAAATCTCGCAGCTAGGTTAATTTTTGGTAGATGTTCTCATGAAGAAAGACAATGCATTTTAGCATGGTCTGCTTGTGGCCTTCCAGCGCCTACCCCTACATGTGTTAATATTACTGGAAGCTCATTAATATGTACTGATGATTTAGATTTACCACTTACCTTTACAGCCCATTGTAACGATCCGTTGGTAAATATAACATGGAGTAATTTTCCAATAGAATGGAATTATACAATATCAGGCAACAGGAATCAATTTTTCAGTATTAATAATTTAGGTTCTTGGGTGCCACCATTTAATCCTTATGTTGTAAGTATAAGAGCATGTACACCTAATGGAGAATGTGATACACATCAAATATCCTTTGAAGAATGTTATGGAGATCCTCGTTGCCCAAAAAGACGACTGGGAATTCCAGGTCAAGAAATAAAAATTGATAACAAAGTAATTTCTAATAATCCTTATAGTTCTATATTTGAACTTGAAAATGAAAAAGTTGCAGTTACAAATCATTATGAGCTTTATAATCTACAAGGCAAATTAATAAGATCATTCAAGTCAATAGAAAAAGGAAAAGTAAATGAAACTATTTCTAATGATCTCCCAAATGGAATTTATATACTGGTTAATAATCAAACTAAGGAGACGTTTAAAATTATAAGATGA
- a CDS encoding IS3 family transposase has translation MGIGRLCKLFGKTRHAFYDHLWTKQKISIRDDIILQEVISIRKQLPRLGTRKLFHLLKPTLQSHNIKIGRDYLFDLLSECKLMIRQRKRKAITTDSKHWMKKYCNLIKDITITKPEQVWVSDITYIRLTNYWGYLSLITDAFSRKIIGYCFRNDLQAEGCVEALRMALNNRIYDHPIIHHSDRGSQYCSHQYVHLLNQHNIKISMTDNGDPYENALAERVNGIIKTEFNLHQTHLGFDQTYNLVKHSIKAYNELRPHGSYDYLTPDQAHLQFETLPKRWKNYNKYYF, from the coding sequence ATAGGGATCGGAAGGCTTTGCAAACTGTTTGGCAAAACTAGACATGCTTTTTATGACCATTTGTGGACTAAGCAAAAAATTAGTATTCGTGATGATATAATTCTTCAAGAAGTTATTTCCATTAGGAAACAACTTCCTAGGCTAGGTACAAGAAAATTATTTCATTTATTAAAACCAACTCTTCAATCTCACAATATAAAAATTGGTAGAGATTATCTATTTGATTTACTTTCAGAATGCAAATTAATGATAAGACAACGAAAAAGAAAAGCCATTACTACGGATTCAAAACACTGGATGAAAAAATACTGCAATCTCATTAAAGACATTACTATAACTAAACCCGAACAAGTTTGGGTAAGTGATATTACCTATATTAGATTAACTAACTATTGGGGCTATCTCAGTTTGATTACAGATGCTTTTTCCAGAAAAATTATTGGTTACTGTTTTCGTAATGATTTACAGGCAGAAGGGTGTGTTGAGGCCTTACGAATGGCATTAAATAATAGAATTTATGACCATCCCATTATTCATCATTCGGATAGAGGTTCTCAATATTGTTCACATCAATATGTCCATTTACTTAATCAACATAATATTAAAATTAGTATGACTGACAATGGAGATCCTTATGAAAATGCATTAGCGGAAAGAGTAAATGGTATTATCAAAACTGAATTTAATCTTCATCAAACTCATTTGGGATTTGATCAAACTTATAATCTTGTTAAACATTCCATTAAAGCCTACAATGAATTAAGGCCTCATGGAAGTTATGATTATTTGACTCCTGATCAAGCTCATCTGCAATTTGAAACATTACCCAAAAGGTGGAAAAACTATAATAAATACTATTTTTAA
- a CDS encoding DUF1761 domain-containing protein, translated as MELQINMTAIAIAVVANFILGALWYMPLFGKAWGNEMGYDPNEKPDNSVMIKGMAFMLIGNILFAWVFAHNIAAWDFVPGMKEQGIIANTMSAAIFTWLGFYLPGELGATVWEKKSWKLFAINTGYHLASLILVAVILTHWK; from the coding sequence ATGGAATTACAAATTAACATGACAGCCATTGCCATTGCAGTAGTGGCCAATTTTATTTTAGGTGCTCTTTGGTACATGCCGTTGTTTGGCAAAGCTTGGGGCAATGAAATGGGCTACGACCCGAATGAAAAACCGGATAACTCAGTAATGATCAAAGGCATGGCTTTTATGCTTATTGGAAACATACTATTTGCATGGGTTTTTGCTCATAATATCGCAGCCTGGGATTTTGTACCCGGCATGAAAGAGCAAGGCATAATTGCAAATACCATGAGTGCTGCTATCTTCACTTGGCTGGGATTTTATTTACCCGGAGAATTAGGAGCAACTGTATGGGAAAAAAAATCATGGAAGCTCTTTGCAATTAACACAGGATATCATTTAGCGTCATTAATATTAGTTGCAGTCATTTTAACCCATTGGAAATAA